The nucleotide window AATATTTAATTGATTATAAAAGCCTCCTAACAACTACTAGAGCCTTTATTATTAATTTAACATCACCGGAACATTTTCCACCGATATATTATTTATCTGTAATACCCGGTATTGCCCAACAAACTCCGAAACCCTTCCGATGACCCCAAAATGCTTCCGTttcctctcggaactatttcgaATATTAATGAAACAATTCAACAAATAAATTCTTGATACTCTCATCCTACTAACACTCAGTATATCATGATTACCTTAAGCTTGTGATCCTGTAGGTTCGGTAAAACATAGACATGAACGAAACCCCTTCATTCAATGACCGATATCGGAACTGTAGACGTCCATATCGATCCCTATGATTACCCGAATGATTGTAACCTTTGCTTGTCATGTGATGTCCCCTTTGCTTCACGATACTTTACAAAACCCGCGGTGAGATACCTTGGTATCCTCTTGATTCAAACATATGCTCACTGTATCGGTCTCCTCGTTGctggttttgttcttctttctcgctCACATGTTCTGGCATCCCCGTGACGTAGTCACCTGTGTCTAGCCAAACAATAATGGATGTCGTTACACAGAGAGGGCCCTAaaaatatctctccatcgtcgaaGGAGCAAATTCCAGTCTCGAGCTATCGAGTCCCTTGTCAAACTTTCTAGTGAACCtgtaagttgtcgttatgatcaccgTGTTACAAATGAcatttgagcaaccccaaagctCATCGTACGGTAAGAAGTGActacgatactctcatggtctaaggaactaAAACACACGCTAACACTCTGTGTTATAATTAACAATTGACTTGTGACGATATCATCTCAAAGTATAACATACAAGtttgggtcgattcaatatgatcgttcttTTTTAACATCATACACTCATTGTTTTTTTAGGACTATCGTTTACACTTAACGATATCCTAAGATCCAGAAAACGTGATCACTAACAACACTTGAGCCAGTCATATTTTACCATTTATTATTCtacacgtgcatatgagtttttCACTGAATCGCATATTAcaggatcatagcagttatagcatagAATATAAACTCTTAATTGCGAACATGAAAATATAATACTACaatattattgcttctagggcatactTCCAACATTTAAAACAAACCATTGTTACCTACGTTCATCATCAAGTATGATTATTTAAGATGCTAGATTAACTTTGCGAGGTGTATGTAGGAAAAGACTTAATTAAAAATATCTAGCCCCAATACTAAAATTCGTCATACGCATGACCCCATGTAGATCAAATCTACATGCCCTCCAGTTTACAACAACTTTCCAGATTAAGGTGGAATCCAAAGAATTGAGAACACATCGTTGATCTGACAAGTGACAACTAGCATACTAGGAGCAGCATAGAAGGATCACAGGGCATAACTTTTTTACAAAATTCCACCATGCCGCCAAGAACAGAATAAATCAAATTCTAGGGAAGCAACAAGAACATCAAGTAATAGAACATATGTTGTTTCTCGATGAAGTTCGGTTCTCTGTGGCCATGGACGCCACAGCCTCCTCGCTCGTGAACTCCCTGTACATTTGGGCTTCCTCCAGCCGGTGATGCGGGAGGAGACCGAGGTTGTAACGttgctcctcctgcgcctaccAGGACACCGGCTACGGCGCTGGTTGCTCCTCTGCCATAACGACGTGGAAGTGTGTCTGCACCTGCTCCATGGTGAAGTCGGCTCGTCGGGGGAGGCCTCCTCCATCGTCTGGTCATCATCGGAGACCTCTGCATTCTCtgccggcgcgccgcttcaagATGACTCTAGTGAGAGGTCGCATCCGCTCCAAACCGGCATGAATGTGGCGCTGGCGCTCTGGAGTGGCACTGACAGGCATGAATGCACATCAACTGCTTCACACGGGAGGGGATTTGGGGAGGGTGCGGGGAGGCTGATGCGTACGTGGCCCCGATCCAGACGCTCGCAAAGCCCCCATGGTATGTGTCCGCTTTACGGGAAAACGGACATTCAGACCAGTTTGCGAACCGATGAGTACTATGATGAATGGCAAACTGTGTCCGAACCTAGCTCTCGGTCTCGATGGTTGCGGGTGGTTTGTGGTCCGTGTTGAAGATGCCCTTAGTACTTAGATTCTAGTTGCACCGCTGTCTCTCTTAGAGCACACCAATCATATGACGGAAAATTTTAACGTGGTTACTAATTAATGAGATCAACGCCTCATATCTATTTTGTACTCTTACCTCTCATGTGAAAAGAGGAGGTAAGAGGGACCTCGTTAAAACTGCTCTcatatgaacatatatattggCCAACATAAATTGTTAATCGGTAGCAACGCAGCGTGTATTTAGTTAGCTACTGGAATTAACGAGTTAGTTTCTGGAAAAAGTAGAGGCTAGCGGAGAGAAACCCCACGCAGCAGGTTGCATATGGCGGTCGATCGAGGAGAAGTCATGCAGCAAGCATGCATCCCGTGTACGCGCCTCCGGACAAAATAAAGCAATGGAGCACGTTACGCTGATCAATGATCGTATCCATGGATGGCATGGCACCGCCCTGCCCTGCCATCACGCCACGATCCGATTCGATCCCCGGCTCAGAAGTCAGAATCGGGGCGATAGCGATACATCCATCGGGGCGTCCGTACATCCGCTGCACCTCGCCGCCCACCTCCCACGTACGCCCTCCGTCTATATAAACCCCTGCACCCCCGCCCCAGCGGTTCAGGACTAGCTAGCTCTCTCGGCCGTCTCCCCACCCCATCGCCCGAATTAGCAAGTGTGTGAGAGAGATCTTGAGGGGCAGGCATGGGTCTCCCGCTTGAGCAGTGGCGCGGCAGCGAGGAGGCGGACAGCGGCGGCGGCAAGCAGGCGGAGGCCTCCGGGTGCAGGACGCCGAGCGGCTCCAAGGCCCGCGCGGCTGCCGACGGGGGCTGCCCCGCGCCTCCTAGGAAGAGGAGGGCCGCGCCCGGGGCCGTCTCGCAGCAGGGCGGCAGGGGCTTCTACGCCGGCGCCGACGTCGAAGCCTTCTTCGCCGCCAACAACCTCTAGTCTAGAGTCTAGACCCTATCTAGCAGCATGCAACTCCAAACTCCTCGGCGCCGACGATGATCTAGCTTCTGTGTATGGTGCACCAGGTTGGGGTGCGTAGTTAACTAGCTAGCTGAGTGATTTACCTAAGTATGTAAGTTAGTTACTTCTATGAGCTTGTGGTCGATCGGTGCATGCGTAATGCCGCAGCGGCAGTGGGTTAGTAGTGTAGTATATGTCTACGTACGCTCATCTGCATATTTCTACTAGTTTGTGTGTGTCAACGGCAGTCGTCTGGTGCGTGTCTTCCGACCGTTTCTGTAAGATATATTTGTGAACTAGGTGGAGTTTTTGTTTGCCTTTATATGCTTGGTTGATTTGCTGAGATTTTCCCATGAAAGTTCTTTTCTTTTACGTCAGACAAGTTTTGTGTCCAAGGGTGTTCATGCATGGCCCCTTGACATAATGTACCAAACTTCAGAAACAAAATCGGTGCCCCAGACGGTTTCACGATTTACCATGCAAAATGTAACACAAATTTTTAAAACATGCAAGTGATTACAATTTACTTTTTTTGAAACAGAGGCAAAAGAAAAATTATGTGCGCCTGCGTCTCACAATGTAGAGGCGAAGCTCTCTTCCATGAGAAAAAAAAAACGATATCTGCAATACATATCCATGATGTGTTTGTGCAATTTGCTCATGAGCTGTGTCACCCATGGTGTGAACTATACAAGATGTGAAAAGGTAGTATTATTTCACACCGATCTTGACTGGCTTCGGCTCCATCGGATCTTAGTCTTGCATGCCACCGTTGGAACCGAGCAAGTGAGCATGAACCTGCCTTGTTCTTGAGGAAAAAAGCATGAACCTGCCTCAGCTACCGGCTGGAAGCATATGTAAAAGTAAAACACCATCCATATACAACACAGGAAGTAAAAAAAAAATGAGACCAACCCGAGGGCTAACCCTCGTTGGCTTTTCTTTATAGGAGAAACTCCGTGAGCACCACGCGTCCGTGTCAGGACTCAAACTCGGATGGACTGGCAACAACCTTAGCTGCCCAACCAGCTCGACGCCCCGTCCTCCAACACAGGAAGTAGGAGTGTGCAAGCTAGgcctgcatgcatgcatggataCGATAGGATACTTTTCACATTGAAAAGAGCAAGAACTTTCCACATTCAGGTGCTGCACCAGCCAGGCCACACGAGAGAGATGCTCTCTACGAGGGGGGTCGAGAGGGACCCGGTTCGGTTGGAGTGTGCATGTGAAATAGCCCACTGCAGTGCCCTGCAGTGAGAGAGTAAAGATCTCGTACTCATTGCTGAAGCTAGCAGAGCTCCATGCAGTGCAGAGGAACCGGCAGCCCTCGAGGCAAGTGTTCAGAGCTCACAGCTCAGATGGTTGATTCGACGTCATAGCGCAAAAGAGTTTGTTACGATCCTGATCCGGTCCACCTTTTGAAAAGTCTTCTTGGTCGATCTATGGCCTATCTACTGTGGTTGATTTTTTCTTACAGCCATGACGGCCAGTAGTGTTCTAATGTCAGACTTGAATCGGTACCCAGCCTGCTCTCCAGGCAAAGGCTCAGGCTTTAGATGGGTAACTAATCAACCCACCGGCCGGCGTCGAGGTAAGTAAAAGGTTCAGGGTTTCACATGCGAGCACGTACGTACGTCGTACCGGCAAAGGAAGTTGTTGCGATCCTCTCGCTTTTGAAAAGTCTCGCTTCTCATGCAGCAACGACCATCTGCAGTGCAGTGCAGTGCTGTCATGTGAGCCCGGCCGTATACACAACCACAACCGCGTGAGTAGTGAGATTAAACCTCCTGCATTTTTCTATGGCTGATGAGTCAATTCGCATGCTGCGTGCATAATTGTCCACCTGCATTAGGGCAGCTGCAACGCCCCGTCCATTTGGTGTTTGTTTGATCAAAACGGACAGAAAACGCGGCTCAACGCACCGATACAAACGGACGACTGTTCGTTTTCCGTCCGTAGGTGGCCCATTTCCAGTTTAAATTAGGGTCGGGTTTGCGTCAACACAGATGTGTGCGACACCCGCCCTTGTCCTCCCATGGCCCGCTCGTCGATGGCACATAGGCCATTCTCCTCCTCCCCATGCACACCCGAGACCTCCAGCCACGCtgccctcgccgccaccgtcaaGCCAGGTGAGCTTTGTACTTCCGGCCGGTTTGACACTGCATAGGACACCGCTGGTATCCACACACTTTCCATATTTCCACACACTTCCCACATTTCCACGCCGCATCAGATGCCCGCTCTTGCTGGCGTTGGTGGCCTCTTTTCACCGCTGTCATAGCATCTCCACGGCCACGCCACAGCCACCGGCCTCGCCCCACGGCCGCCTCCACTTCGACAGGCCTACTGCCTGTACGGGGGAGAGGCACGGGGCTCTTCACCAGCCGCAACTCCACCATGCCCGCTAGGTGTTCGACATTTTGCCCGCAAGGTACCATGGATAGTGGGGATGAGTTCTTTTTGCAATAACTTCATATGTTCATCGGACGATGATGATTTTGTTGTTGCGACTATGGTTGTCAGTGACCACATTGCTAGGTGGCAGCCGAGGTTTAGGGGATTGATCCCGGGCCATGCTCCGGCATTGAATTGCAACAGAAGAGCGGCCATTAATTGCCTAATCTTCGCGGATTACTTTCAATGCACATCGCCACTCTACAATCCCAAGCTTTTTCGACGCCGCTTTCGGATGGTGAGACATGCATTCAACCGTATTTGAGGGGGAGTGATGGCATATGATGATTATTTCGTATGCAAGGAAGATTCCCTCGGAAAGGTTGGCTTCTCCTCTTATCAGAAATGCACTGCAGCTATTTAATGCTTGCATACGGAATTCCTAGTGATCTTGTTGATGAGTACGCCCGCATGAGTGAGTCCACATGCCTTGCATGTACAAGTTTTGCAAGGTTGTGGAGCAGTGTTTTGCCCTTAGTACTTGAGAGAGCCAAATGATGTGGATACAACCCGGTTCTTGGTGATCAATGAAGAGAGAGACTTCCCAGAATTGCTAGTAGCATATATAGATTGTATGCACTGTAAGTGAAAAAAATGTCCATCTGCTTGGCAAGGAAAATATAAGGGCATGCAGGGGAAACATAAGGGCATGTTAAATGTTGCATTGTCATAGTTAGAGTTGTGGCTTCACATATCTCTGGATTTGGCACTTTTTTTTTTGCATGGCTGGTTCTTACAATGACATCAACATGCTACAACGCTCTCCGGTGTTCGGAAAGCTTGCAGAAGGCAAGTGTCCGGAGGTCAACTTTGAGATCAATTGCCACAACTACAAGAAAGGATACTACCTAGCTGATGGAATGTATCCTCGGTGGTCACCTCTTGTGAAGACAATCTCCAATCTGGTAAGAGAGAAGAGGGTTAGATTTACCCAAGTACAAGATAGTAATAGGAAGGATGTGGGGCGTGTTTTTGGTGTGCTTCAATCTCGATGGGCTATAAATTTTTACCCTGCTAGAACATGGAGCGCCAAAAAATATGGGAGGTGGTGattgcttgtgtgatcatgcacaacatgatcgtaGAGGATGAGCATGATGACAGCATGTTCGGCCAAGGGCTTCAATTTCAGGGTGAAAATGTTGTATCTGAGCATGGACTGGCAACGTGTTCACAGTTTGTCTAATTTCGTCATGAAATACGTGATTGAGCAACTCATATTCAACTTCAAAATGATTGATTGAGCATATGTGGACTCACTTTGGCAACCAATAGATATATCTGACTTTTTCTTTCAATGTATTTGTGACAATTTAAATTTCATTTGGTTTGTAAATATGAGATTTTTATTTGGTTGTAAACTATTTATTATTTTGATGTAAAAACTATGTTTAAATTTGTATGAAAATTTGTGTAAATATACGACCGCTTACTGGCTGCGCTGACAAAATACGTCGGTGGTTGGACGCACTGACCAAccaaaaaaaaaggggggggggggggggggacactGTCCCTATAGCCGACCTGAACGAAAAAAAAATCAAATGCACGTCCATTTGTGTCAGCGGGTCGGTGGTTCCCATGGTGCATGCATGAGAATATGATCAAATTCAAAACCCTTACTGATCGACCGTACAGCTACTAGCTAATGCTCCTGCTAGCAGCAAAGAACATACAAAGATCCTGAAAAGCTACACTCAAGAACAACAAATCCTAAAAAGCTATATATGCGCACGTACGGGTAATTTCCTTGCTTGTGCATCCGGTTAATATATACGATATGATGTACTCTCTCCGTTTCGAATTACTtatcgcaggtatggatgtatttagatgtattttagttctagatatatccatttctacgacgagtaatttgaaacggagggagtagaccGTAGTGCTACTGAACTGCACGTAGGTAGGACGAGGTCTGACAAATGTACAAACCGATCCATCACGTGCCCTATGTACCTGCCACTAATATATTCCTGCCGATATTCCGAGCTGGCTGGACTGTCATATGCAGAGCAGCCCCTGAGGTGTCAGCACAACAACATGATGCATGCGTACTTGAATATCTATTACTCCCTTTGTTTCaaaaatataaggtgtattttTAAAATGTCAAATATTTTTAAGTTTGGTCAACTTCACACCAAATTTTACTACTTCAATTTAAACTAAAATCACGACACTTATTAAACCTAGAGACACAACTTCAACCCGACCCGGTTGCATGTCCATCCTCGACACGTAGCTTGTCTCGACCCGGCCCCCAGTTGCATGTCCATCCTCAAAATGAAACTTGTGTCCCTCCTCAAACCTCGACCTAGTTGTCCACCCTCGACATGCAACTTACCCGTGACTAACCCAGTTGTATTTGAAATTTTGGCATGCAAACCCGGTTGCATGTCTAACTTTGACATGCAACTTGCCTCGACTTGATTTATTGCATGTGAAAACCTTGATACACAACTCCACATCGATCCGGTTGCATGCCCATCCTGGTCACACAACTTTCAGACCCGGTCCAGTTGCATGCCCACCCTCATCACATAACTTTCACCGGACCTAACCCAATTGCATTTATTCTCGAGACACAACTAGGCCACACATGAGCTAGTTGTATATCACTACTAGAAAATACCTTATAGGTAGAGGGGGCGTGGGGTAATgggcacgcgctactgctagttttCAGCAACGCAGGGTCGGAACCTACACTACAAGTAAgcatatagcagtagcgcgggtgtgCCAACAAGCGCTGCTGATAAGTGGTCCCTACCTTACCCACCGAGCTACCTATAGTAGCAACGCGGCCCATATAACACCCGCTACTGCTAACATTTAGCAGTAGCggccagcgctactgctacactATCCTTATCCTATACCGGCGCCTGATGCCCACTCTCCCTCTCCACTATCTGAACCTCCCGCGCTATCGCCGCCATCGTAGCACCGACTTCCTGCTCGGTAAGCCTCCTCACTCCTCGCCTTCCTTCCTCCTTCAGTCGCcaccctcctccctcctccagcTAGCAGCCGCCCCTCCTCCCTCCTTCAACCGCCGGTCgcccctcctccctcctttagCCGTTGCTGCCCCTCCTCCAGCCGCTGCCCATCCTCCCTAGGTTTTGGGGATTTTTGttgggttctacggtagggtgcgtcgactgcaaattaaaaatttcctacgcgcagaataaccaagaacatgctacgggagatggatcacaggtcgttaccactagacgcgcagcgCTGTgtagcggaagaagagttggggcaacgcgtctcctcctcgtccgatctccctcgaacAACCGGTcgtcggttcccacgtacaggttcgccggagcggcgcaagtacactgcctctaacggtatccgcgtgTGCAGGAGGAACaccgtgcggcggactgctagatCCGATCACACAGTCGGCGATCGAGTGGAGGTGGCTATTCGCAGCACATGCAAACCCTGGTGACAGCGTCGAAGCGATCAATCTCTTGAGTGTGCCGCACCCCCACTTTATATGTGCGTccgtcgcgggctcaacacttgggcctcgcacggaccctaaagcccaaaATCTGTTCGGCCTGGATCCGAGTCCGAGTAGGATCACTTCTGACTCGTGGAGTCGGACCGGGCCTCgcaggttccttcccttaagcgcgcgaccccttaggttctcGTTCACTTGGTCGGGAGTCATATCACATCCAACTCAGCTGGtcggtagcggcctctagcaaagCGTGCCGACTCCAAGTGTCcgatgaagctggttaggcgaacccGTACATCACACATATGTTCCCTTTGCCACATGATATATattgtcgggctcaaggcgagtctgtcatccttgtgctagcccgacctctttctcgttctaGTGATGtcgaccacaaaccggattatctcgTAATCCTaatcgcatggccatgcttatcttggtcggatcacacgaagggcccagagtatatctctcctgatcggaggggcaaatcccatcttgctcgaccatgtctcgcggcatgggtctggacaagcctgtaacctacctttgtaactacccagtcacagagtagcgtttggttggcccaaagcaagtctgtcaccatcccgagtacatgcgtcagcttaggtcttaggacatagaacgtatgttgtactagagactcacatatgacatatcgctgcgtctcatagttgtgtctgtccgactcggaccttatctcaacTCAGATCCGACTATGTCAAATCCGACCAGATTCTTCCGAGTCCATATTATCTAGTTAGCATCCAATGTtgcatggctagtgagaccaagtcatcgaccgtgtcatatgctagtctagtcgttgcgtgtccacacagccctttcgactagggaccttttaggacgttcatcatacaatgcatagttccacaaacaagtcacgtacttgctgatacacatcattgataatgtccaaggactatctttattcataaacacataggaaatatcatcatacatgattgcctctagggcatatctccaacaatTTTCTTCAAGTTCTAGGTCTAAATGGAAATGAATTGCTAAATGGTCCTACTATATGAAAGTTTTCATAGGTTTTCATAgatgtagtagtagtagtagatgagTAGTTGTGAAAATGTGAAGttcatattttttttgaaataaaaaTGTGAAGCTAGTATTTTTTAAATGAAAATGTGAAGATAGTTTTTTTAAATGAAAAACTAAAGCTAGTATTTTTCTGAAATGAAAACGCGAGGACTTGGGACTTACGAAATTTTTAGTAAAAAAATTTAGGTACAGAAATTTTTAGGTATAGAAAATTTTCAATATAGAAATGTATTGGAATGCCATATGAAAAAATTTCAATCTAGAAATGTATTGGAATGCTATATGAGAAATTTTTAGGTATCAAATTTAGTAATAGATTTTTTCAGTAAAAAAATTTGGTATAGTAATTGTTAGTAACTTTTTTCAATATACAAATGTATTGGACAATTTAATTATTTTTATATCATTACCACTTTGTCGTCAAAAAATgctatatgagatttgatgatctaattttTTCACTCAGTGGAATATTTAGGCTTTGTAGTGTCGCATCTCCCTTGAGTGATCATCGTCGGagcttcctcttcttcctctacaGCTGATTCGATGAGCTAAAAGTCCACCTCCTACTTCTATTCTCCTCAGCCATGTGTATGATGATCTTAGGACATGTGCATGACGATATTTGGACATGTATTACTTGTCTATTCAGACATGTGTATGAATTTCCAGGGAACACCTTCGAGTgtcctatgttttgccggaatgttgattcatttatGTTTCGGCAAATTTCAGACACTCAacatgtcctattttagcaaaagtcatgccgaaatttttcGTGGATTTCAACATGACTTGTGCTATAAAGTAAGAAATATTGAGTGCCTGTGATTTTCCGGAACAAGAATTAAATGACATTCCCGCAAAACATAGGCCATTTTTTAATGTAATTACTCCATATATGTAATGGGCTGGCTTCCAGTCTGTTTGGGGCAGCTCCTTGTGTGACTTTCAATTTGTTCTTGAAGGAAGAATCCTGACTATTGTCATGGGGGTtgcttttccttcttctccttgtgctagACATTTGTAATGCATTAGGGGAAGGAGGAATAGCGACCACCACCCATGGTCGAAAAATCTGTGagggggtgtccaccatatatgagagaggaAAAATCCCGACTattgtcgtgggggtcgcttctccttcgttctcgtgtgctagacattttggtgtaatgcactcgggaacgaagggaggagcgaccatcaccgacggtcgaaTATATCAGAGAGGGAGTTCCCACCATATACACCACGTGAGATGAGTTTTCAAGGAATACTCGGCATACCGAAAGTCAACCCGTGCTGAATAGTGATCTCTGTGTTGAGTTCCTGGTAATTGCCAATGAtttttaatctttgaattataaACACAGGAAATGTCTGACGATGATAGGATCCCTGAGTGCGATTACTGCAGCGACGACCGGGGTATGCGCAGCGGGCCTCATCTGGAAAATGATAGGTTCTTCATCATCAAGCTAGACGAGACCTTCGATGTTTTTACGGTACGTAAC belongs to Triticum urartu cultivar G1812 chromosome 7, Tu2.1, whole genome shotgun sequence and includes:
- the LOC125523986 gene encoding uncharacterized protein LOC125523986, whose translation is MGLPLEQWRGSEEADSGGGKQAEASGCRTPSGSKARAAADGGCPAPPRKRRAAPGAVSQQGGRGFYAGADVEAFFAANNL